The Stappia sp. genome window below encodes:
- a CDS encoding PaaI family thioesterase: MDGEGLIENETGAQRLIGYVLDVGRGDGSARCWLDVGPQHTNRHGMLHGGLIVSILDNAMGATGSLTVSPDGRAPFLTVSMTTQFHAPARLGDRITATGRVTGGGRSLLFIAGELVDRDGRLIATASGVFKPVPPHRRGAEPDAQAQTQAQAEAET; the protein is encoded by the coding sequence ATGGACGGGGAGGGGCTGATCGAGAACGAGACGGGCGCGCAGCGGCTCATCGGCTATGTGCTCGATGTGGGGCGCGGCGACGGCTCGGCGCGCTGCTGGCTCGATGTCGGCCCGCAGCATACCAACCGCCACGGCATGCTGCATGGCGGGCTGATCGTCTCGATCCTCGACAACGCCATGGGCGCCACCGGCAGCCTGACGGTGAGCCCGGACGGTCGCGCGCCCTTTCTCACCGTCTCCATGACGACGCAGTTTCACGCGCCGGCAAGGCTTGGCGACCGCATCACCGCCACGGGGCGCGTGACGGGCGGCGGCCGCTCGCTTCTGTTCATCGCCGGCGAACTCGTCGACCGGGACGGCCGTCTGATCGCCACCGCCAGCGGCGTGTTCAAGCCGGTGCCGCCGCATCGGCGCGGGGCGGAGCCGGACGCACAGGCGCAGACACAGGCACAGGCGGAGGCGGAGACGTGA
- a CDS encoding oxepin-CoA hydrolase, alternative type, whose product MSARIEDRGDRLVVVNANAARRNALTPAYYDVLHDALARAAASPRVTSVILTGEGGFFCAGGDLTALATRRDLPEAARRERIEALHDLIRAIRACPVPVIAAVDGGAAGAGVSLAFACDLVVAAEDARFTIAYVKAGLTPDGGITWTLARHLPPALLARLALIGEPITAPRLDALGALSALSAPGEALAAAHDLADRLAAGPGATQRAIKVLLHRAGAATLDAQLDAERDAMARAQGSAEAAEGIGAFLDKRSPDFTRLRDEI is encoded by the coding sequence GTGAGCGCACGCATCGAGGATCGCGGCGACCGGCTCGTCGTGGTCAACGCCAACGCCGCGCGGCGCAATGCGCTGACGCCGGCCTATTACGATGTCCTTCACGACGCGCTGGCGCGCGCCGCCGCAAGCCCGCGCGTGACGTCCGTGATCCTGACGGGCGAGGGCGGCTTCTTCTGCGCCGGCGGCGACCTCACCGCGCTCGCGACCCGCCGCGACCTGCCGGAAGCGGCAAGGCGGGAGCGCATCGAGGCGTTGCACGATCTGATCCGCGCGATCCGCGCCTGCCCCGTGCCGGTGATCGCCGCCGTCGACGGCGGCGCGGCCGGGGCGGGCGTGTCGCTCGCCTTCGCCTGCGATCTGGTGGTGGCGGCGGAGGACGCGCGGTTCACCATCGCCTATGTCAAGGCGGGCCTGACCCCGGACGGCGGGATCACCTGGACGCTGGCGCGCCATCTGCCGCCGGCGCTGCTCGCCCGTCTCGCGCTGATCGGCGAGCCGATCACCGCCCCCCGTCTCGACGCGCTCGGCGCCTTGAGCGCGCTCAGCGCTCCGGGTGAGGCGCTCGCTGCCGCCCATGATCTCGCGGACCGGCTTGCCGCCGGGCCCGGCGCCACGCAGCGCGCGATCAAGGTGCTTCTTCACCGCGCAGGCGCGGCGACGCTCGACGCGCAGCTCGATGCCGAACGCGACGCGATGGCGCGCGCGCAAGGCTCGGCCGAGGCGGCCGAAGGCATCGGGGCCTTTCTGGACAAGCGGTCGCCCGATTTCACCAGGCTGAGGGACGAGATATGA
- a CDS encoding nitronate monooxygenase, protein MTPADPVFDTALSRAFGLRLPVVAGGLMWLADAEYVAACARAGILGFITAASFPDPKDLKAEIARCRDLAEGRPFGVNVSMLPKLVPGERTEEIFALIAEAGVSVVETSGRNPEPWLPMLKEAGITVLHKVPSVRYAVKAQAVGVDMVSIVGAECGGHPGMDLVGTFVNMALAEQRLSIPFLIGGGVGTGGQIVAALANGAAGVVIGTRLLVADEIPAHEGYKQALVAANERDTVLTMASVRNTIRTLRNETTEVVARLEREDPEIGIEALMPHVAGRIGRRAYETGDVSHGMLSAGQALGLTRARAPLAGIVAQLEREACAALARLRPTPCPSDRTYEVDA, encoded by the coding sequence ATGACGCCCGCCGATCCGGTTTTCGACACGGCGCTGTCCCGCGCCTTCGGCCTGCGCCTGCCGGTGGTCGCTGGCGGACTGATGTGGCTCGCCGATGCCGAGTATGTCGCGGCCTGCGCGCGCGCCGGCATTCTCGGCTTCATCACCGCCGCGAGTTTTCCCGATCCCAAGGATCTCAAGGCCGAGATCGCCCGCTGCCGCGATCTCGCGGAAGGCCGACCCTTCGGCGTCAACGTCTCAATGCTGCCGAAGCTCGTGCCGGGCGAACGCACCGAGGAGATTTTCGCGCTGATCGCCGAAGCCGGCGTTTCCGTGGTCGAAACCTCGGGCCGCAATCCCGAACCCTGGCTGCCCATGCTGAAGGAGGCCGGCATCACCGTGCTGCACAAGGTTCCTTCCGTGCGCTACGCGGTGAAGGCGCAGGCGGTCGGCGTCGACATGGTGTCCATCGTCGGGGCCGAATGCGGCGGCCATCCGGGCATGGATCTGGTGGGCACCTTCGTGAACATGGCGCTTGCCGAACAGCGCCTGTCGATCCCCTTCCTGATCGGCGGCGGCGTCGGCACCGGCGGGCAGATCGTGGCGGCGCTGGCCAACGGGGCCGCCGGCGTCGTGATCGGCACGCGCCTGCTGGTGGCCGACGAGATCCCGGCGCATGAGGGCTACAAGCAGGCGCTGGTCGCGGCGAACGAGCGCGACACCGTCCTCACCATGGCCAGCGTGCGCAACACGATCCGCACGCTCCGGAACGAAACCACCGAGGTCGTCGCGCGGCTGGAGCGCGAGGACCCCGAGATCGGGATCGAGGCGCTGATGCCGCATGTGGCGGGCCGGATCGGGCGGCGCGCCTATGAGACCGGCGACGTGTCGCACGGCATGCTGTCGGCGGGTCAGGCGCTCGGCCTGACGCGGGCCCGCGCGCCCTTGGCCGGGATCGTCGCCCAGCTCGAACGCGAGGCCTGCGCGGCGCTCGCGCGCCTGCGCCCGACACCTTGTCCCTCCGATCGCACGTATGAGGTCGACGCATGA
- a CDS encoding class I adenylate-forming enzyme family protein, producing the protein MSPAAVTRIHQMVDGHAEATPQRLAVIDADGTQVTYAAYRDATRAAADTLRAAGVRAGDRVLIVAENCFTLAALILACSRLDAWAIPVNARMTAAEIGRVAAHATPRVTAFTTAVSPEARAHAEAAGAQVHETGFGAVALAGDETARPEPVRADADQVAVLLYTTGTTGAPKGVMLTHANLCFAAEASADLRDLTAQDRVYGALPLTHVFGLASMLMASAHAGACVQLETRFSPERLLAALRDGATAFPAVPQMHALLMKHTADLGMTRLEGAKLRYVSSGAAPLDPAWKRKAEAFYGLALQNGYGMTETTAGICGTRNPPGTPDVSVGKPLKGVEVRIDAPDHEGVGEILTRGPHVMTGYYRNPVETARVLDAAGWLRTGDMGRFDEDGNVHVVGRCKELIIRSGFNVYPPEVEAALTEHPGVVQAAVVGRRVEGGNEEVMAFVQGSDALLDEEALKRFVGERLASYKCPSRIVLVDRLPAAPSGKILKTRLLDTFADRLDPAEAPRS; encoded by the coding sequence ATGAGCCCCGCCGCAGTCACGCGCATTCACCAGATGGTCGACGGCCATGCCGAGGCGACGCCGCAGCGTCTTGCGGTGATCGATGCCGACGGCACGCAGGTGACCTATGCCGCCTATCGCGACGCCACGCGCGCGGCCGCCGACACCTTGCGCGCGGCCGGCGTTCGCGCGGGCGACCGGGTGCTGATCGTTGCCGAAAACTGTTTCACGCTCGCCGCGCTGATCTTGGCCTGCAGCCGGCTCGATGCCTGGGCGATCCCCGTCAACGCGCGGATGACGGCGGCCGAGATCGGCCGTGTGGCCGCCCATGCGACCCCGCGCGTCACGGCCTTCACCACCGCTGTCTCGCCCGAGGCCCGGGCGCATGCGGAAGCGGCCGGCGCTCAGGTGCACGAAACCGGGTTCGGCGCGGTCGCGCTCGCCGGCGACGAGACGGCGAGACCGGAGCCGGTGCGCGCCGACGCGGATCAGGTGGCCGTGCTGCTCTACACGACCGGCACGACGGGCGCGCCCAAGGGCGTGATGCTGACCCATGCCAACCTGTGCTTCGCGGCCGAGGCCTCGGCCGATCTGCGTGACCTGACGGCACAGGACCGGGTCTATGGCGCCCTGCCGCTGACCCATGTCTTCGGGCTTGCGTCGATGCTGATGGCTTCCGCCCATGCCGGTGCCTGCGTGCAGCTCGAGACGCGCTTTTCGCCGGAGCGGCTGCTGGCGGCGTTGCGGGACGGGGCGACGGCCTTTCCGGCCGTGCCGCAGATGCATGCGCTGTTGATGAAACACACCGCCGATCTCGGCATGACGCGGCTTGAGGGCGCGAAGCTGCGCTATGTCTCCTCCGGCGCCGCGCCGCTCGATCCGGCCTGGAAGCGCAAGGCCGAGGCGTTCTACGGGCTCGCCCTGCAAAACGGCTACGGGATGACCGAAACCACCGCCGGCATCTGCGGCACGCGCAATCCGCCGGGCACGCCCGACGTCAGCGTCGGCAAACCGCTCAAGGGTGTGGAGGTCAGGATCGACGCACCCGATCACGAGGGCGTGGGCGAAATCCTCACCCGCGGCCCGCATGTCATGACGGGCTACTACCGCAATCCGGTGGAGACCGCGCGCGTGCTCGACGCCGCCGGCTGGCTCAGGACCGGCGACATGGGCCGCTTCGACGAGGACGGCAACGTGCATGTGGTCGGGCGCTGCAAGGAACTGATCATCCGCTCCGGGTTCAACGTCTATCCCCCGGAGGTGGAAGCGGCGCTCACCGAACATCCGGGTGTGGTCCAGGCGGCTGTCGTCGGTCGGCGCGTGGAGGGTGGCAACGAGGAGGTGATGGCCTTCGTGCAGGGGAGCGATGCCCTGCTCGACGAGGAGGCCCTGAAGCGCTTCGTCGGCGAGCGGCTGGCGAGCTACAAATGCCCCTCGCGCATCGTGCTGGTCGACCGGCTCCCGGCGGCGCCAAGCGGCAAGATCCTCAAGACCCGGCTGCTCGACACCTTCGCCGACCGCCTCGACCCGGCGGAGGCGCCCCGCAGCTGA
- a CDS encoding YiiX/YebB-like N1pC/P60 family cysteine hydrolase: MPHSPNRRSPAAVPSFERPAHGRARAGATLCRALALGLGASLLSACGHAPKDAARDAEPYPPLLVAGADLGAPILGRIAAAIRFRKGYLADQPDARAYLLKRLRPLDLVLVRSRGKATHHIIPSEFAHVAVYLGSEAELSRAGVWRHPDVQPHARDIRDGAVFIEADVKNVHLSKPERIFDTDRVVVLRPRVRSAAERRTLLAAFYETIGTRFDYHFNAEESETLFCAELANHVLDNQGIPLRRAYGRTTIRPDDMIAEVLAGRSRLTFVAYVVGTPTGWRAGDRGDLAADMEAARTPARRGAQARETCS, translated from the coding sequence ATGCCCCATTCGCCGAACCGAAGATCGCCCGCCGCCGTCCCGTCGTTCGAACGGCCAGCGCACGGTCGCGCGCGGGCGGGCGCCACGCTTTGCCGGGCCCTCGCGCTCGGTCTCGGCGCAAGCCTTCTGAGCGCCTGCGGCCATGCCCCGAAGGACGCGGCGCGCGACGCCGAACCCTACCCGCCGCTGCTCGTCGCCGGCGCCGATCTCGGCGCGCCGATCCTGGGGCGGATCGCGGCGGCCATCCGCTTCCGAAAGGGCTATCTCGCCGACCAGCCGGACGCGCGGGCCTATCTGCTGAAGCGCCTGCGGCCGCTCGACCTGGTGCTGGTGCGCTCGCGCGGCAAGGCGACCCATCACATCATTCCGAGCGAATTCGCCCATGTGGCGGTCTATCTCGGATCGGAGGCCGAACTCAGCCGCGCCGGCGTCTGGCGGCATCCGGACGTGCAGCCGCACGCGCGCGACATCCGCGACGGGGCGGTGTTCATCGAAGCGGACGTGAAGAACGTGCATCTGTCGAAGCCGGAGCGGATCTTCGACACCGACCGCGTCGTCGTGTTGCGCCCGCGCGTGCGGTCTGCGGCTGAACGACGGACGCTGCTGGCCGCCTTCTACGAGACGATCGGCACGCGTTTCGACTACCATTTCAACGCCGAGGAGAGCGAGACGCTGTTTTGCGCCGAACTCGCCAATCACGTGCTCGACAATCAGGGCATTCCGCTGCGCCGGGCCTATGGCCGCACAACCATCCGGCCGGACGACATGATCGCCGAGGTGCTGGCCGGGCGGTCGCGGCTCACCTTCGTCGCCTATGTCGTCGGCACGCCAACCGGCTGGCGGGCCGGCGACCGGGGGGACCTCGCCGCCGACATGGAGGCGGCCCGCACGCCGGCGCGGCGCGGCGCGCAAGCGCGGGAGACCTGTTCCTAG
- a CDS encoding contact-dependent growth inhibition system immunity protein, which translates to MSRDRAIQQLRERFDREARSRPPPPPLTPRKHARIEAYRTFTRIYSQAVYSLAVADPKGVNAVFEPDMAADDLGREARAALAASRFIPPDHPEFHSLIRFPTEEEPGVFEARNMAVAGVKTRAALYKGAGYVALRMTEGVIEVVALRYRGHGHWEGIRGSTPQRLPETVTDDEFGAAILAAIDRSRRASR; encoded by the coding sequence ATGAGCCGGGACCGCGCCATCCAGCAGTTGCGGGAGAGATTCGACCGGGAGGCCCGCAGCCGGCCGCCGCCGCCTCCCCTGACACCGCGCAAACACGCGCGGATCGAGGCCTATCGCACCTTCACCCGGATCTACTCGCAGGCGGTGTACAGCCTTGCTGTGGCGGATCCCAAGGGGGTCAACGCGGTCTTCGAGCCCGACATGGCGGCGGACGATCTTGGTCGGGAGGCCCGCGCCGCCCTGGCCGCGAGCCGCTTCATTCCGCCCGATCATCCGGAGTTCCACAGTCTGATCCGCTTCCCGACGGAGGAGGAGCCTGGCGTGTTCGAGGCGCGTAACATGGCGGTCGCCGGGGTGAAGACCCGCGCCGCCCTGTACAAGGGCGCCGGCTATGTCGCCTTGCGGATGACGGAGGGGGTGATCGAAGTCGTTGCCCTGCGCTATCGCGGCCATGGGCATTGGGAGGGCATTCGCGGCTCCACACCGCAACGGCTTCCCGAGACCGTCACGGACGACGAATTCGGCGCCGCGATCCTCGCCGCCATCGATCGCAGCCGCCGCGCCTCGCGCTGA
- a CDS encoding DUF1284 domain-containing protein, with amino-acid sequence MIRLRGHHLLCTLTFAGRGYTRAFERNYEAVIRRLKAGTPILIVDGPDDICQPMLAVPDHHCHEARIVDRDRHALAEVGQALGREIAIGCRLDPGELLAPPLAARFADGSVRTGCLECQWKPVCDGIAARGFRGTRLFDDGSP; translated from the coding sequence ATGATCCGGCTTCGCGGACATCACCTGCTGTGCACCCTCACCTTCGCCGGGCGCGGGTACACCCGCGCCTTCGAACGCAACTACGAGGCGGTGATCCGCCGCCTGAAAGCCGGCACCCCGATCCTGATCGTGGACGGACCGGACGACATCTGCCAGCCGATGCTCGCGGTGCCCGACCATCACTGCCACGAGGCGCGCATCGTCGACCGCGACCGACATGCGCTCGCGGAGGTCGGGCAAGCGCTGGGGCGCGAGATTGCCATCGGCTGCAGGCTGGACCCCGGCGAGCTCCTCGCGCCGCCTCTCGCGGCTCGCTTCGCGGACGGCTCGGTGCGCACCGGCTGCCTTGAATGCCAGTGGAAACCGGTCTGCGACGGGATCGCGGCACGCGGGTTTCGCGGCACGCGGCTCTTCGACGACGGGTCGCCCTGA
- a CDS encoding energy-coupling factor transporter transmembrane protein EcfT, translating into MLTGLYSDTESAVHRVRPAVKILLLFVLCTLLFVWESWWLLGGAFAATALLFAWARIPRDHIVQSIRPALWVLAVIFAVQLILADVLLAAFVVLRFVTMILAASLVTLTTRSSEMVEGIESALRFLPNRSVAEKISLTLSLCLRFIPQVRGTFAEVRDAQRARGLANDWRALVTPTIVRTLKSADEIAQAIEARSPGGPFSAPGRRDTGVPGDAGATAVAETRRERTR; encoded by the coding sequence ATGCTGACCGGCCTTTACAGCGACACGGAAAGCGCGGTTCACCGCGTGCGTCCGGCCGTGAAGATCCTGCTGCTCTTCGTGCTGTGCACCCTGCTGTTCGTCTGGGAAAGCTGGTGGCTTCTCGGCGGCGCCTTCGCGGCGACGGCGCTCTTGTTCGCCTGGGCGCGGATTCCGCGCGATCACATCGTGCAGTCGATCCGGCCGGCGCTCTGGGTCTTGGCGGTGATCTTCGCGGTTCAGCTGATTCTTGCCGACGTCCTGCTCGCGGCCTTCGTCGTGCTGCGCTTCGTGACCATGATCCTCGCCGCCTCGCTGGTGACGCTGACCACCCGCTCGAGCGAGATGGTCGAGGGCATCGAATCCGCCCTTCGCTTCCTGCCGAACCGGAGCGTCGCCGAGAAGATCAGCCTGACCCTGTCGCTCTGCCTGCGGTTCATCCCGCAGGTGCGCGGCACCTTCGCCGAGGTTCGGGATGCCCAGCGCGCGCGCGGTCTCGCCAATGACTGGCGCGCGCTCGTGACCCCGACAATCGTCCGCACCCTCAAATCGGCCGACGAAATCGCCCAGGCCATCGAGGCCCGCTCGCCGGGCGGTCCCTTCTCCGCGCCCGGTCGCAGGGACACCGGCGTGCCCGGCGATGCAGGCGCGACGGCCGTCGCGGAGACCCGGCGGGAGCGGACCCGATGA
- a CDS encoding ABC transporter ATP-binding protein — translation MITLQGVGVSKAGREILTDISLTLRERRIGIIGHNGSGKSTFAKLLNGLEPCSRGHIAIGDAGASDDRIRRMVGFVFQNPDNQIVFPIVEEDLAFGLKKSGLSKADIAARVADYMERFGVSHLKRRLTHELSGGEKQLIALIGVLIMEPGYVVLDEPTTLLDLRNRAMLLKTLRALEQTLIIVSHDLDFMMEMERVVLIHEGRIHADGDPATVIATYRDLSAC, via the coding sequence GTGATCACGTTGCAAGGAGTCGGCGTTTCGAAGGCCGGTCGCGAGATCCTGACGGACATCTCGCTCACGCTTCGCGAACGGCGGATCGGGATCATCGGTCACAACGGTTCTGGGAAGAGCACCTTCGCGAAGCTGCTGAACGGTCTCGAACCCTGTTCGCGCGGCCACATCGCGATCGGCGACGCCGGCGCAAGCGACGACCGCATCCGCCGGATGGTCGGCTTCGTCTTCCAGAACCCGGACAATCAGATCGTCTTTCCGATCGTGGAGGAGGATCTCGCCTTCGGTCTCAAGAAGTCGGGGCTTTCCAAGGCGGACATCGCCGCGCGGGTCGCGGACTATATGGAGCGCTTCGGCGTCTCCCATCTGAAACGCCGTCTCACTCATGAGCTGAGCGGAGGCGAGAAGCAGCTCATCGCCCTCATCGGGGTGCTGATCATGGAGCCCGGCTATGTCGTGCTCGACGAGCCGACGACCCTGCTCGACCTGCGAAACCGGGCCATGCTCCTGAAGACCCTCAGGGCCCTGGAGCAGACGCTCATCATCGTGAGCCACGACCTCGACTTCATGATGGAAATGGAGCGGGTCGTCCTGATCCATGAAGGCCGGATCCATGCCGACGGCGACCCGGCCACGGTGATCGCGACCTACCGGGATCTCTCGGCATGCTGA
- a CDS encoding biotin transporter BioY, whose protein sequence is MTTKDLVLIALFAAIVAVLGVFPPFTLPLVGVPITAQSLGAMLAGGVLGARRGALALVLFLALVAIGLPLLSGGRGGFGVFLGPSGGFLVGWIVAAYAIGFLVERAWDRLTYVSAFVCCVAGGILLLYLIGIPWVAYAAQIPLATAFWGSMPFIPGDVIKALIASVVIVTVARSYPIIAAQRAS, encoded by the coding sequence ATGACGACGAAGGATCTGGTGCTGATCGCCCTGTTTGCGGCGATCGTGGCGGTGCTCGGCGTGTTTCCGCCCTTCACGCTGCCGCTGGTCGGCGTGCCGATCACGGCCCAATCGCTCGGTGCCATGCTGGCCGGCGGCGTTCTCGGCGCCCGCCGGGGCGCCCTGGCGCTGGTGCTGTTCCTCGCGCTGGTCGCGATCGGACTGCCGCTGCTCTCCGGCGGGCGCGGCGGTTTCGGCGTGTTTCTCGGTCCCAGCGGCGGCTTCCTGGTCGGCTGGATCGTCGCCGCCTATGCGATCGGCTTCCTGGTCGAACGCGCATGGGACCGTTTGACCTATGTCTCCGCCTTCGTGTGCTGCGTGGCCGGCGGCATCCTGCTGCTCTATCTGATCGGTATTCCCTGGGTCGCCTACGCCGCCCAGATCCCCCTGGCGACAGCCTTCTGGGGATCCATGCCGTTCATTCCCGGCGATGTGATCAAGGCGCTCATCGCGTCGGTGGTGATCGTCACCGTGGCGCGCTCCTACCCGATCATCGCCGCGCAACGGGCCTCTTGA
- a CDS encoding dienelactone hydrolase family protein: MKEPRGTRMTLATDAGDMPCYTVSPETPGDTPPPALVLLQEIFGTNLHIRELADQWADAGFRVIVPDLFWRIEPGVELGYDGDDLERARAIYARLDWDLAAEDVMTCVAALRAEGHDRVGLLGFCFGGKLATICATRPGLDAAVGYYGVGIEKLGIAGKVACPLMLHFGAEDKGTPPEAIAELRRQLPEGTPVFAYEGAGHGFNNWRKAAYDAPSAQRAFARSLTFLRKILIDGDGR; the protein is encoded by the coding sequence ATGAAAGAACCACGCGGCACGCGCATGACGCTCGCCACCGACGCCGGAGACATGCCCTGCTACACGGTGTCACCCGAGACACCCGGGGACACCCCGCCGCCGGCGCTCGTCCTCCTGCAGGAAATCTTCGGCACCAATCTGCACATTCGCGAACTCGCCGATCAATGGGCGGACGCCGGCTTCCGGGTGATCGTCCCGGACCTGTTCTGGCGAATCGAACCGGGGGTGGAGCTCGGCTACGACGGCGACGATCTGGAGCGCGCCCGCGCCATCTACGCCAGGCTCGACTGGGATCTGGCGGCGGAAGACGTCATGACCTGCGTCGCGGCGCTGCGCGCCGAGGGCCACGACCGGGTCGGCCTGCTGGGTTTCTGTTTCGGCGGCAAGCTCGCCACCATCTGCGCGACGCGGCCCGGACTCGACGCCGCGGTCGGCTATTACGGCGTCGGCATCGAGAAGCTCGGCATCGCCGGGAAGGTCGCCTGCCCGCTGATGCTGCACTTCGGCGCCGAGGACAAGGGCACGCCGCCCGAGGCCATCGCCGAGCTGCGCCGCCAGCTGCCTGAGGGCACGCCGGTGTTCGCCTATGAGGGCGCCGGACACGGCTTCAACAACTGGCGAAAGGCTGCCTACGACGCCCCGTCGGCCCAGCGCGCCTTCGCCCGCAGCCTGACCTTCCTCCGCAAGATCCTGATCGACGGCGACGGGCGCTGA
- a CDS encoding tripartite tricarboxylate transporter permease: MVEAAIQALFIVMQPGHLAYLLIGVGVGLAVGVLPGLGGIVGMALLLPLTFTMEPTAGLAMLIGVAAVITTSDTFVSVLMGVPGSAGSQATVVDGYALAQKGEGARALSAAFLASMFGGVIGALALCLSLPIAREIVLAFASPELLMMSLMGLCMIGVLSGNAPLKGLLAAALGLFLGAWGASDITAEYRYDFGMDYLFDGLPLVVLSLGLYAVPEFLDLLARGGSIAREGLAVGSGWGRGARDVLRNWVLVVRHALVGVGVGIVPGLGASIVDWLNYGLLVRTARDKSGFGKGDVRGVIAPESANNAKEGGALIPTLLFGVPGSAGMALLLSAMVVQGIQPGPRMLTDNLELIFALVWSLAIGNIVGTAVCFLLSRPISRLALVPFSLLFPVVFTLIIVGAYQATRHIGDLVTLLACGILGWLMKRFGFPRAPLLIGFILSALVERNLWITLNRYGWEWLTRPGVAVLALITVSFLVYGLRSALTRRATA, encoded by the coding sequence ATGGTCGAAGCCGCCATTCAGGCGTTGTTCATCGTCATGCAGCCGGGACATCTGGCCTATCTGCTGATCGGCGTGGGTGTCGGGCTCGCCGTGGGGGTTCTGCCGGGGCTGGGAGGCATCGTCGGCATGGCCTTGCTGCTGCCGTTGACCTTCACGATGGAGCCGACGGCCGGGCTGGCGATGCTGATCGGGGTCGCCGCGGTCATCACCACCTCCGACACCTTCGTTTCCGTCCTCATGGGCGTGCCGGGCTCGGCCGGATCGCAGGCGACCGTGGTCGACGGCTATGCGCTGGCGCAAAAGGGCGAGGGCGCGCGGGCGCTGTCGGCCGCCTTCCTCGCCTCCATGTTCGGCGGGGTGATCGGCGCGCTGGCGCTGTGCCTGTCGCTGCCCATCGCCCGCGAGATCGTGCTCGCCTTCGCCTCTCCCGAACTCCTGATGATGAGCCTCATGGGGCTGTGCATGATCGGCGTGCTGTCCGGCAACGCGCCGCTCAAGGGGCTGCTTGCCGCCGCGCTGGGGCTGTTCCTCGGCGCCTGGGGCGCCTCCGACATCACCGCCGAATATCGCTACGACTTCGGGATGGACTATCTGTTCGACGGCCTGCCGCTGGTGGTGCTGTCGCTCGGTCTCTACGCGGTTCCGGAGTTTCTCGATCTGCTGGCGCGCGGCGGGTCGATCGCCCGCGAGGGTCTGGCGGTGGGCTCCGGCTGGGGGCGCGGCGCGCGCGACGTTCTGCGCAACTGGGTCCTTGTCGTGCGCCATGCCCTGGTCGGCGTGGGCGTCGGCATCGTGCCGGGTCTCGGCGCCTCGATCGTGGACTGGCTGAACTACGGCCTGCTGGTGCGCACCGCCCGCGACAAGTCGGGCTTCGGCAAGGGCGACGTGCGCGGCGTGATCGCACCCGAAAGCGCCAACAACGCCAAGGAGGGCGGGGCGCTCATCCCGACGCTTCTGTTCGGCGTGCCGGGCAGCGCCGGCATGGCGCTGCTCTTGAGCGCCATGGTGGTGCAGGGCATCCAGCCCGGCCCGCGCATGCTGACCGACAATCTGGAACTGATCTTCGCGCTGGTGTGGAGCCTTGCCATCGGCAACATCGTCGGCACGGCGGTCTGTTTCCTGCTGTCGCGTCCGATCAGCCGGCTGGCGCTGGTGCCGTTCTCGCTGCTGTTTCCCGTCGTCTTCACGCTGATCATCGTCGGCGCCTATCAGGCCACCCGCCACATAGGCGATCTGGTGACGCTGCTCGCCTGCGGCATTCTCGGCTGGCTGATGAAGCGTTTCGGCTTTCCGCGCGCGCCGCTGCTGATCGGCTTCATCCTGAGCGCGCTCGTGGAGCGCAACCTGTGGATCACGCTGAACCGCTACGGCTGGGAGTGGCTGACGCGTCCGGGCGTCGCCGTGCTCGCCCTGATCACGGTGTCCTTCCTGGTCTATGGCCTGCGTTCGGCGCTCACCCGGAGGGCAACGGCATGA
- a CDS encoding tripartite tricarboxylate transporter TctB family protein: protein MTATERFRHLSFLAALAAALAGGFVMATGFFPGGRFFPMFATGFGLACCALLAVTLLKGKAEAGGAFDASTQSSGFGTAALFFALFGVYIGLVHGFGFFPATAVAFLVYLRRASDLSAVATLAVTAATLAAIYAFGYLLNIHWPRGVIAALV from the coding sequence ATGACCGCCACCGAACGTTTCAGGCATCTGAGCTTCCTCGCCGCACTGGCCGCGGCCCTTGCCGGCGGCTTCGTCATGGCGACCGGGTTCTTTCCCGGCGGGCGCTTCTTTCCCATGTTCGCGACCGGCTTCGGTCTGGCGTGCTGCGCCCTTCTGGCGGTGACGCTCCTGAAAGGCAAGGCGGAGGCCGGCGGCGCCTTCGACGCCAGCACGCAGTCGTCCGGTTTCGGCACGGCCGCCTTGTTCTTCGCCCTCTTCGGGGTCTACATTGGGCTGGTGCACGGATTTGGCTTTTTTCCCGCCACCGCCGTCGCCTTTCTCGTCTATCTGCGCAGGGCCTCCGATCTGTCGGCCGTCGCGACCCTTGCCGTGACCGCCGCGACGCTCGCCGCGATCTACGCCTTCGGTTACCTGCTCAACATCCACTGGCCGCGCGGGGTGATTGCCGCACTTGTCTAG